In Rhinatrema bivittatum chromosome 1, aRhiBiv1.1, whole genome shotgun sequence, a single genomic region encodes these proteins:
- the RXFP3 gene encoding relaxin-3 receptor 1, with protein sequence MDDSCNHSYGSLVASMQEAEKRDLFGMLPNFFEEKHLNRTNDSLQDFLNYEKPEGYGDSFAVVRIIISIVYSVVCALGLVGNLLVLYLMKTKQGWKKSPINLFVTILAVTDFQFVLTLPFWAVENALDFAWLFGDTMCKIVSYVTAMNMYASVFFLTAMSVARYYSVASALKSKRRPIGCSAKWVSVLIWVSAILASLPNAVFSTASTVSNEVLCLVKFPFDNERAQFWLGLYHAQKVLVGFVIPLMIITICYLMLIRFISDKNVCTSTTKRRSKVTKSVTIVVLSFFVCWLPNQALTTWGILIKLNVVHFSYEYYTSQAYIFPISVCLAHSNSCLNPILYCLMRREFRKALKNLFWSITSPSLTNMRPFTATTKPEQDEQAHCMVPLHPAEPDVTYYPPGAVIYNSRYDLLLPSSSTEQRY encoded by the coding sequence ATGGACGACAGCTGCAATCACAGTTATGGCTCACTAGTAGCAAGTATGCAAGAAGCAGAGAAAAGAGACTTATTTGGGATGTTGCCGAATTTCTTTGAAGAGAAGCATTTAAACAGAACTAACGATTCTCTGCAGGACTTTCTTAATTATGAAAAACCTGAGGGTTACGGAGACAGTTTTGCAGTTGTCCGGATCATCATTTCCattgtatattcagtggtgtgcgCCCTGGGACTGGTTGGTAACCTTCTTGTACTCTATCTAATGAAAACCAAGCAAGGATGGAAAAAATCACCCATCAATCTTTTTGTGACCATTCTTGCAGTGACGGACTTCCAATTCGTGTTGACTCTTCCTTTCTGGGCAGTGGAAAATGCCCTTGACTTTGCCTGGCTGTTTGGCGACACCATGTGTAAGATAGTATCCTATGTGACAGCCATGAACATGTATGCTAGCGTTTTCTTTCTCACTGCGATGAGTGTAGCGCGATACTATTCGGTAGCTTCTGCGCTGAAAAGCAAAAGGAGACCGATCGGATGTTCTGCCAAGTGGGTGAGTGTCCTTATCTGGGTCTCTGCCATCCTGGCATCCCTGCCCAACGCTGTCTTTTCTACGGCATCAACGGTATCAAATGAAGTACTGTGCTTGGTTAAGTTTCCATTCGACAATGAGAGAGCCCAGTTCTGGTTGGGACTTTACCATGCTCAGAAGGTCTTAGTAGGTTTTGTGATCCCCTTGATGATCATAACCATCTGCTACCTGATGCTGATCCGTTTTATCTCGGACAAAAATGTATGTACGTCCACCACCAAGAGAAGATCCAAAGTAACTAAATCAGTGACTATTGTTGTcctgtctttttttgtttgttggctCCCCAATCAGGCTTTGACAACTTGGGGGATCCTAATAAAACTGAACGTAGTCCATTTCAGCTATGAATATTACACTAGTCAGGCATATATTTTCCCCATTAGTGTGTGCCTGGCGCACTCCAACAGCTGTCTCAACCCGATCCTGTACTGTCTTATGAGAAGGGAGTTCAGGAAAGCTTTGAAAAACCTCTTTTGGAGCATCACTTCTCCTTCTCTCACCAACATGCGCCCGTTCACCGCCACCACCAAACCGGAGCAGGATGAGCAAGCTCATTGTATGGTGCCCCTGCACCCAGCTGAACCAGATGTTACATATTACCCCCCGGGAGCTGTCATTTATAACAGCAGATACGATCTTCTGCTCCCTAGTAGCTCCACTGAACAACGATACTGA